Proteins from a single region of Belliella baltica DSM 15883:
- a CDS encoding Dps family protein, with translation MSTNDIGLEIKDSKVLVKKLNSLLANYEVYYQNLRNFHWNVSGPNFFELHAKFEELYNSANLGIDETAERILTLGERPLSSFEEYIKHSEIKEAKEISDSKAMVETVRDNLNILLKLEREALETASEQNDEGTVDLMSGYITAKEKTVWMLSAYLK, from the coding sequence ATGAGCACAAACGATATAGGATTAGAAATAAAAGACAGTAAAGTTTTAGTCAAAAAATTAAATAGTCTTTTGGCAAATTATGAAGTGTATTATCAAAACTTAAGAAACTTCCATTGGAATGTATCTGGTCCGAATTTTTTTGAGCTTCATGCTAAATTCGAGGAACTCTACAATTCCGCAAATCTTGGAATAGACGAGACTGCAGAAAGAATCTTAACATTAGGAGAAAGACCTTTGTCTTCATTTGAAGAATATATCAAGCATTCTGAGATCAAAGAGGCTAAAGAAATTTCTGATTCAAAAGCAATGGTAGAAACTGTTCGAGACAATTTGAACATACTTCTGAAGCTTGAAAGAGAAGCACTAGAGACAGCCTCTGAACAAAACGATGAGGGCACAGTGGATTTGATGAGCGGATATATTACTGCCAAAGAAAAAACTGTTTGGATGCTTTCAGCATACCTCAAGTAA
- a CDS encoding ABC transporter ATP-binding protein: MNILEITNLKKVYGNHTALQDINLTIPQGTIFGLLGPNGAGKTSLIRIINQIIDCDSGEVFFKGEKLHPKHIANIGYLPEERGLYKKMEVWNQLIYFARLKDMPLAEAKTKVEFWLKKLDILAWKRKKIEDLSKGMAQKIQFIATVIHEPDLLILDEPFSGFDPVNAELIKNEILELNKKGITVILSTHRMESVELLCDDLAMIHQSKLVLSGSLQEVKKKFRKKIFKVVLKPFEPNTLKENWKMVSNEGAFQLHVPLLNQSPNELLLEMISLGEIQEFSETIPTMEEIFIQQIKFHSYE; this comes from the coding sequence TTGAACATACTAGAAATTACCAATCTCAAAAAAGTGTATGGAAACCATACGGCACTTCAGGATATCAATCTGACTATACCTCAAGGAACAATTTTTGGTCTTTTGGGACCGAACGGTGCTGGGAAGACATCACTTATTCGGATCATTAATCAAATTATTGATTGTGATAGTGGAGAAGTATTTTTCAAAGGTGAAAAGTTGCACCCAAAACATATAGCTAATATCGGTTATTTGCCAGAAGAAAGGGGGCTTTATAAAAAAATGGAAGTTTGGAATCAATTGATCTATTTTGCTAGACTCAAAGATATGCCTCTTGCAGAAGCAAAAACTAAAGTTGAATTCTGGTTGAAAAAGCTTGATATCCTTGCTTGGAAAAGGAAGAAAATCGAAGACCTTTCAAAGGGCATGGCGCAAAAAATCCAATTTATCGCAACAGTGATTCACGAGCCTGATTTATTGATTTTGGATGAACCATTTTCTGGCTTTGATCCCGTCAATGCTGAGTTGATCAAAAATGAAATTCTTGAATTAAATAAAAAAGGGATTACTGTAATACTTTCTACGCACAGAATGGAATCAGTAGAATTACTCTGTGATGACCTTGCAATGATTCATCAATCTAAGCTTGTCCTAAGTGGATCACTTCAAGAAGTTAAGAAAAAATTTAGGAAGAAAATATTCAAAGTGGTTTTGAAGCCTTTTGAGCCAAATACTCTTAAGGAGAATTGGAAAATGGTATCTAATGAAGGAGCATTTCAGCTCCATGTTCCTCTGCTCAATCAAAGTCCGAATGAACTGCTTTTAGAAATGATTTCACTAGGTGAAATTCAAGAATTTTCAGAAACCATTCCTACGATGGAAGAAATATTTATTCAACAAATCAAATTTCATTCTTATGAGTAA
- a CDS encoding SusC/RagA family TonB-linked outer membrane protein, producing the protein MRNYLQKMKVFLMVTMLLFAAVITANAQSREVSGTVLDKTMGEPLPGVTVLVKGTTRGTNTDLDGKFTIPLQSGDQVLVFSFVGFTTQEITVGNQSIINVELEEDITSLQEAVVIGYGIQDKKEITSSVASVGVEGFNKGNFPNPQTLLTGKVAGLNISAPGGSPNSQPTVRLRGISSFGANSSPLVVLDGVIGASIDAVDPNDIETIDVLKDASAAAIYGTRGAAGVILITTKQGSTKKGFSNVTINTFGTAEQATGLIPVLSPDEFRARRPATADFGQNTNWRDQILRTALNGTTNASLSGGFENTSYFASVNYRSNQGVVKNSGRETLNTRLNLSHGALNNRLRMNVNLTFTDTEANDVPGEAMLYATILNPTMPVFDNSPNGLLNGGFFQPTGFDNNNPLALINTRTNQTKVRNALYSYRAEFDITDELIVSAQFSQDVLNTLNGQYSSRLDGAPNGGGANNGIAQQNTFDRTNTIVSGNLRYEKEIFDGLNMSLLGGVETQLFDERAFGAQTRQFLFDQGWNNLGAGGIRFGANTNLYSNATKSTLNSVFGRANFNFRNIYFFSATLRSETYSGFGSQNQTGYFPAFSAGADLTQIFDMGPFNQFKLRSSFGIVGQLPPSPTLAVGIYQNGNRIQLDPTNLNTAWVAPVQVTNANQFLQWETTRELTFGLDYALFDGKISGSMDYYRRNIQDLLFDVGVNIGQPNPFNPRADQPGQFFPYTAGSIWANIAGLNSAGFEFLMTANEINLGSGVTWTPTAIFTIYQRARIQDIGAGGLTLPEIRRGVPGAPGVNNSQVIRNLEGERVGDIYGPRLEGILDDGTTVLSTNSPDEFEVLGNALPTGDFGFTNQFNYKNWDLNFLLRGSWGHQMLNSFRLFYEGDGNATWNSVITKNTPTNPVISNAPSQISDFYIERGDFVRLDNLQLGYNVPTRSGAISNLRLYAGVQNLFTITNFTGVDPEVRWADGGDQLAPGIERRDTYFIPRVWTTGLTITFK; encoded by the coding sequence ATGAGAAATTATTTACAAAAAATGAAGGTGTTTCTGATGGTTACTATGCTGCTTTTTGCTGCGGTAATCACAGCAAATGCACAGAGCAGGGAGGTTTCAGGTACAGTCCTGGATAAAACCATGGGTGAACCCCTTCCTGGAGTAACAGTTTTGGTCAAAGGTACGACCAGAGGAACAAACACAGACCTAGATGGAAAATTCACAATTCCACTTCAGTCGGGAGATCAAGTATTGGTTTTTTCTTTTGTAGGTTTTACTACGCAAGAAATCACTGTCGGTAATCAAAGTATCATCAATGTAGAGCTTGAAGAAGATATCACTTCCCTTCAAGAAGCTGTCGTGATTGGTTATGGTATTCAAGATAAAAAGGAAATTACCAGTTCGGTAGCGAGCGTTGGTGTGGAAGGCTTCAACAAAGGTAACTTCCCTAATCCACAAACTTTGCTTACAGGTAAAGTAGCTGGTTTGAATATTTCTGCTCCAGGAGGTTCACCTAATTCGCAGCCTACAGTAAGATTAAGAGGTATTTCATCATTTGGTGCAAATTCTTCCCCACTTGTGGTTTTGGACGGAGTAATTGGTGCATCAATCGATGCAGTCGATCCAAATGATATCGAAACAATAGATGTTTTGAAAGATGCATCTGCTGCCGCTATATATGGTACAAGAGGTGCTGCTGGTGTGATTTTGATCACAACAAAACAGGGAAGCACGAAAAAAGGTTTTTCAAATGTAACAATCAATACTTTTGGTACAGCGGAACAAGCTACAGGCTTAATCCCAGTTTTGTCTCCTGATGAATTTAGAGCGAGAAGACCTGCGACTGCAGATTTCGGTCAAAACACCAATTGGAGAGATCAAATTTTGAGAACTGCCCTGAACGGAACTACAAACGCGTCACTTTCAGGAGGTTTTGAAAACACTTCTTACTTTGCTTCAGTTAATTATAGAAGTAATCAAGGAGTTGTGAAGAATTCGGGAAGAGAGACATTGAATACAAGATTGAATTTATCGCATGGTGCGCTAAATAACAGATTAAGAATGAATGTAAACCTGACATTTACAGACACAGAAGCAAATGACGTACCTGGGGAAGCCATGCTTTATGCTACTATTCTTAACCCAACAATGCCTGTTTTTGACAATTCTCCTAATGGCTTGTTGAATGGAGGATTTTTTCAGCCAACTGGTTTTGATAACAATAACCCATTGGCGCTGATCAACACGAGAACAAATCAAACCAAAGTAAGAAATGCTTTATACTCGTACAGAGCTGAGTTTGATATTACAGATGAATTGATTGTTTCGGCACAGTTCTCTCAGGATGTTTTGAATACTTTGAATGGTCAATATAGTTCAAGATTAGATGGAGCTCCAAATGGAGGTGGAGCAAATAATGGTATCGCTCAACAAAATACTTTTGATAGAACAAATACAATTGTCTCTGGAAATTTAAGATATGAAAAAGAGATATTTGATGGTTTGAACATGTCACTTTTGGGTGGTGTTGAAACCCAGCTGTTTGACGAGAGAGCCTTTGGTGCTCAAACAAGACAGTTCTTATTTGATCAAGGGTGGAACAATTTAGGTGCAGGCGGTATCAGATTTGGTGCAAACACAAACCTTTACAGTAATGCAACAAAATCAACCTTGAACTCAGTTTTTGGAAGAGCGAATTTCAATTTTAGAAACATTTATTTCTTCTCTGCAACATTGAGATCTGAAACATATTCAGGTTTTGGTTCTCAAAATCAAACTGGTTATTTCCCAGCATTCTCTGCTGGTGCTGATTTGACTCAAATATTTGATATGGGTCCATTCAATCAGTTCAAGTTGAGAAGTTCATTTGGTATCGTAGGTCAGTTGCCTCCATCTCCAACATTGGCAGTGGGTATTTATCAAAATGGAAATAGAATCCAACTAGATCCAACCAACTTAAATACTGCTTGGGTAGCACCAGTTCAAGTTACCAATGCCAATCAATTCTTGCAGTGGGAAACTACAAGAGAATTAACCTTCGGTTTGGATTATGCGTTATTTGACGGGAAAATTTCCGGTAGTATGGATTACTACAGAAGAAATATCCAAGATTTGTTATTTGATGTTGGGGTAAATATTGGTCAGCCAAACCCTTTCAATCCAAGAGCAGATCAACCAGGACAGTTTTTTCCTTACACAGCGGGGTCTATTTGGGCTAACATTGCTGGCTTGAACAGTGCTGGTTTCGAATTTTTGATGACAGCAAACGAGATTAACCTAGGTTCTGGAGTGACATGGACTCCAACGGCTATTTTCACAATCTACCAAAGAGCCAGAATTCAAGACATTGGAGCTGGAGGTTTGACCTTGCCTGAGATTAGAAGAGGTGTTCCTGGTGCTCCTGGAGTTAATAATTCTCAAGTAATCAGAAATCTCGAAGGTGAAAGAGTAGGTGACATCTACGGGCCTAGATTAGAAGGGATATTGGATGATGGAACTACAGTTTTATCAACAAATAGCCCTGACGAATTCGAAGTTTTAGGAAATGCCTTACCTACTGGTGACTTTGGCTTTACTAACCAATTCAATTATAAAAACTGGGATTTGAACTTCTTATTAAGAGGTTCTTGGGGACATCAAATGTTGAATTCATTCAGATTATTCTATGAAGGTGATGGTAATGCGACTTGGAACTCAGTAATTACGAAAAATACGCCAACAAATCCAGTGATTTCAAATGCACCTAGTCAAATCTCTGATTTCTACATTGAAAGAGGTGATTTTGTAAGATTAGACAACTTACAACTAGGCTACAATGTGCCAACTAGATCTGGTGCGATTTCTAATTTGAGACTGTATGCAGGTGTTCAAAATCTATTCACCATTACAAACTTTACTGGTGTAGATCCTGAAGTTAGATGGGCCGATGGAGGTGACCAATTGGCACCTGGTATTGAAAGAAGAGATACGTATTTCATTCCTAGAGTTTGGACTACAGGATTAACAATAACCTTTAAATAA
- a CDS encoding DUF5686 and carboxypeptidase regulatory-like domain-containing protein — translation MTSTFKILLFFFILFGAAELKAQGIRGKVLSDLGEPLAYASVYIRNLADGVPTNQNGAYEYKLKPGFYDVIVQYLGYEAVLRTVEVKEEWIELDFELKQQTYALQEVTINSKAEDPALTIMRKAISKAKYHRLQVEEYSMMVYLKGTGQLTNAPFFIKKQLEKEGMKLNEAYTTESVSEITFSQPDKIEERVISIRTNGDNNQTSPAPYLATSFYNEKINDAISPLAPSAFAYYRFRFEGSFIENGVTVNKIKVTPRSRGERVFEGVIFIIEDLWAIHSLDLKTSLLGFDINARQLYAEVAENVWMPTTHTYTFGGKFFGFAGEYKYLASTRDYKVQLNPDLIVETEIIDEKIDEVPEGSSTFNKNLSALDQIAQADNMKRKDFRKLINEYEKEAEKERENSEVISERTYKIDSLAKKRDLSYWDSIRPVKLTDAELKGYQRDDSVAVVEAAKKSDNDSTIQKAKRKFRVQEILTGGKYFFGNGKSAGFNSNLTKISFNTVEGYKMGIGAFYRIEKSTKMADSVSYFNRSWNIEPEVRYGFSSERLYGVVDLRRSVTKGRPGYTFGLKGGSYIFQYNTDNPINEQVNALYSIWFRQNYMKLFEQDFVTVYLAHRVNDAFTYRTNFTYANRRTLENTNNWSIYNRPGREYTSNIPENVEESPYAFDNHRALIWNSSVEWRPGVKYSIRNGRKNPIYSSAPLLKFAYTKGIKAGSTMNQADFDLAEFGLEHFFNFGVSGKLDFNLRAGTFLNNNRVYFQDYKHFGGNRTIFANMGVASNYRFMDYYQYSAQSNYVSGIVHYQFRKFLLTQLPMLRFSGVRENVFLNYLKTANSPHYWEVGYSLDNLFRIFRVEIGAGFENGNYSRGGVRLGVASFININ, via the coding sequence ATGACTTCTACTTTTAAAATATTGCTTTTCTTTTTTATCCTTTTTGGAGCAGCAGAACTCAAGGCTCAAGGAATAAGAGGAAAAGTACTTTCCGATCTTGGCGAACCTCTTGCTTATGCATCGGTGTATATTAGAAATCTTGCTGATGGAGTGCCAACCAATCAAAATGGGGCCTACGAATACAAGCTCAAACCAGGGTTTTACGATGTGATCGTTCAGTATTTAGGTTATGAAGCTGTATTGAGAACTGTTGAGGTCAAAGAAGAATGGATTGAACTAGATTTTGAGCTAAAGCAACAAACTTATGCTTTACAAGAAGTCACTATCAATAGCAAGGCTGAAGATCCTGCTTTGACAATTATGAGAAAAGCGATATCGAAAGCTAAGTACCATAGGTTGCAAGTAGAGGAATATAGCATGATGGTCTATCTCAAAGGTACAGGTCAACTCACCAATGCTCCATTTTTTATCAAAAAGCAATTGGAAAAAGAGGGCATGAAACTCAACGAAGCATATACCACAGAATCAGTTTCTGAAATCACTTTTTCACAACCCGATAAAATCGAAGAACGCGTAATTAGTATTCGAACAAACGGTGACAATAACCAAACCTCACCAGCTCCTTATTTGGCTACGAGTTTTTATAATGAGAAAATTAATGATGCGATATCTCCTTTGGCTCCTTCTGCTTTTGCCTATTATAGGTTTAGGTTTGAAGGTTCCTTTATAGAAAATGGAGTTACAGTCAATAAAATTAAAGTTACCCCACGATCTCGAGGCGAGCGTGTATTTGAAGGCGTTATTTTTATCATTGAAGACTTATGGGCAATCCATAGTTTAGATTTAAAAACCTCATTACTCGGATTTGATATCAATGCAAGACAGCTTTATGCAGAAGTAGCAGAAAATGTCTGGATGCCGACTACTCACACTTATACTTTTGGTGGCAAATTTTTTGGTTTTGCTGGGGAATACAAATACCTCGCTTCTACGAGAGATTATAAAGTTCAGCTGAATCCGGATTTGATTGTGGAGACAGAAATTATTGATGAAAAAATCGATGAAGTACCTGAGGGAAGCAGCACTTTCAATAAAAACCTTTCTGCTTTAGATCAAATTGCCCAAGCAGATAATATGAAACGAAAAGACTTCCGAAAACTGATCAATGAATATGAAAAAGAAGCAGAGAAGGAAAGAGAAAATTCTGAAGTCATTTCGGAAAGAACCTACAAAATAGACAGCTTGGCTAAAAAGAGAGATTTGAGTTATTGGGACAGCATTCGACCAGTAAAACTCACCGATGCCGAATTGAAAGGGTATCAAAGAGATGATAGTGTAGCTGTTGTCGAAGCTGCTAAAAAAAGTGACAATGACAGCACGATTCAAAAGGCAAAAAGAAAATTCAGAGTTCAGGAAATCTTGACAGGAGGTAAATATTTCTTTGGAAATGGAAAGTCAGCTGGATTTAATTCTAACCTTACCAAGATTTCATTTAATACTGTAGAAGGCTATAAAATGGGAATAGGTGCTTTTTATAGAATAGAAAAAAGTACAAAAATGGCAGACAGTGTCAGTTATTTTAATCGTTCTTGGAACATTGAACCAGAGGTGCGCTATGGGTTTTCCAGCGAGCGACTGTATGGAGTAGTGGATTTGCGTAGATCCGTAACCAAAGGAAGACCAGGGTATACTTTTGGACTTAAAGGAGGCTCATACATTTTCCAATATAATACAGATAACCCAATCAACGAACAGGTCAATGCTTTGTACTCAATTTGGTTTAGACAAAACTATATGAAGCTTTTTGAGCAGGATTTTGTCACGGTCTATCTTGCTCATAGAGTGAATGATGCTTTTACCTACAGAACTAACTTTACTTATGCAAATAGACGTACACTAGAAAACACGAACAATTGGAGTATATACAACAGGCCTGGAAGGGAATACACAAGTAATATCCCTGAAAATGTAGAGGAATCACCTTATGCATTCGACAATCATCGTGCATTGATTTGGAATAGCAGTGTGGAATGGAGACCTGGGGTCAAATACAGCATTCGAAATGGTCGAAAAAACCCTATCTACTCCTCCGCTCCTTTGCTAAAATTTGCTTATACCAAAGGCATCAAAGCAGGAAGCACAATGAATCAAGCAGATTTCGATCTGGCGGAATTTGGATTGGAGCATTTCTTTAATTTCGGAGTAAGTGGTAAGCTTGATTTCAATTTGAGAGCAGGTACTTTCCTCAATAACAATAGAGTTTATTTTCAAGATTACAAGCACTTTGGTGGCAATAGAACCATTTTTGCAAATATGGGCGTAGCGTCAAACTATCGCTTTATGGATTACTATCAATACAGTGCTCAATCAAATTATGTAAGTGGAATTGTCCATTATCAATTCAGAAAATTCCTTTTGACTCAACTACCGATGCTACGCTTTTCCGGTGTAAGAGAAAATGTTTTCTTGAATTACCTCAAGACTGCCAACTCTCCGCATTATTGGGAGGTGGGATATTCATTGGATAACTTGTTTAGAATATTTAGAGTTGAAATCGGAGCTGGTTTCGAAAATGGAAACTATTCAAGAGGTGGTGTTAGGCTTGGTGTAGCTAGTTTTATTAATATCAATTGA
- a CDS encoding sensor histidine kinase translates to MRNTLQEIATLDFYKNKNKIKWLIFICSVVISFGSIYYTNNLVEELKEREKRQIELLARALEYASVYTDNLTFINQEIIQQNNSIPLIIMDEFGNPGEYKNINFGKKTSEEEKLDILKSELLQMKDEYEPIQMENGSFIFYRNSELLTSLRFYPYVQLAVIIVFGVLAYAVFNQSKIAEQNQVWAGLTKETAHQLGTPIASLMAWIDYLKNSPVWEENKEVIQEMDKDVVKLRMVTERFSSIGSKPVIQSENVFAVVDDAIAYLRPRISSKVDMTVNGYAKDVEAMINKPLFEWVIENICKNAVDAMRGQGKIEINIIKESEQYVLVDISDTGKGIEKRMFKRVFNPGFSTRKRGWGLGLTLAKRIIEGYHQGKVFVKQSEVGKGTTFRIVLKGVKEQMDENTKDDFFSF, encoded by the coding sequence ATGAGGAATACCCTTCAGGAAATTGCCACTTTAGACTTTTATAAGAATAAAAATAAAATCAAGTGGTTGATTTTTATTTGTTCTGTAGTGATCAGTTTTGGATCCATTTATTATACCAACAACCTTGTTGAAGAACTCAAAGAACGTGAGAAAAGACAAATCGAACTTTTGGCACGCGCACTGGAATATGCATCAGTTTATACTGACAATTTGACCTTTATCAATCAGGAGATCATACAGCAAAACAACTCCATCCCTTTAATTATCATGGATGAGTTTGGAAATCCAGGTGAGTATAAAAATATTAACTTTGGAAAGAAAACCTCAGAAGAGGAAAAATTAGACATACTCAAGTCAGAATTGCTTCAAATGAAGGATGAATATGAGCCTATTCAAATGGAAAACGGCTCCTTTATTTTTTATAGAAATTCTGAGTTATTGACCTCACTTCGTTTTTATCCATATGTTCAGTTAGCCGTAATCATTGTTTTTGGGGTATTAGCTTATGCAGTATTCAATCAATCAAAAATCGCAGAACAAAACCAAGTTTGGGCTGGTCTGACCAAAGAAACAGCACATCAACTCGGGACGCCTATTGCATCATTGATGGCTTGGATTGACTATTTGAAAAACTCGCCGGTCTGGGAAGAGAACAAAGAAGTGATTCAGGAAATGGACAAAGATGTTGTCAAATTGAGAATGGTCACAGAGCGATTTAGCTCTATTGGAAGTAAACCTGTTATTCAATCCGAGAATGTCTTCGCAGTAGTCGATGATGCTATTGCTTATCTGAGACCAAGGATTTCAAGTAAAGTTGACATGACAGTCAATGGTTACGCAAAAGACGTAGAAGCAATGATCAATAAGCCATTATTCGAATGGGTAATTGAGAATATTTGTAAAAATGCAGTTGATGCGATGCGAGGTCAAGGAAAAATAGAAATCAATATCATCAAAGAAAGTGAACAGTATGTGCTTGTAGATATAAGCGATACTGGAAAAGGAATCGAAAAAAGGATGTTCAAACGTGTCTTTAACCCAGGATTTTCCACTAGAAAAAGAGGATGGGGGCTTGGGTTGACGCTAGCCAAAAGGATCATCGAAGGGTATCATCAAGGGAAAGTTTTTGTAAAACAATCCGAAGTAGGTAAAGGAACGACATTTAGAATTGTTCTCAAAGGAGTCAAAGAACAAATGGATGAAAATACAAAAGATGATTTTTTCAGTTTCTAG
- a CDS encoding ABC transporter permease, which yields MSKVLLVVQREYLARVKKKSFLLATILTPLIFPTIMGVFLWIAVGEEKGEALRIIEVVDENNLFFLESRDQYAFSFSNSSPEEAKMQVQSGDRYGFLYIPKINLEKPTGIVYYGSSNPSMSFVSSLESGLKRRVEELRMQEAGIDPKVLEAYRTVVNIQAITLDNSGEEKLTDATVNYGIGFFTGILIYIFIFVYGNQIMQGVIEEKSSRIIEILVSSIKPFDLMLGKIIGIGAVGLTQFLIWIVLISGISSVVLGYFGLQMPQQTAMEMANPEMMELVNGNDDLSSILAVIMQINFSKIALTFVFYFIGGYLLYGSFFAAIGAAVDSPSDAQQFVLPITIPLLIAYFGLFAFVLVDPASNISFWLSIVPFTSPIAMMGRASYGVPFFDLALSMSLLILGFLMTTWVAAKIYKIGILMHGSKVTYKTLWKWIRLG from the coding sequence ATGAGTAAAGTTCTTCTTGTCGTACAACGAGAATATTTAGCTCGAGTAAAGAAAAAATCTTTTCTTCTAGCTACTATTCTTACTCCATTAATTTTCCCAACTATTATGGGTGTTTTTTTATGGATTGCTGTTGGGGAAGAAAAAGGAGAAGCTCTAAGAATAATTGAGGTTGTAGATGAAAATAACTTGTTTTTTTTAGAAAGTAGAGATCAGTATGCATTTTCCTTTTCAAATTCCTCTCCCGAAGAAGCCAAAATGCAAGTGCAATCTGGAGATCGATATGGATTTTTATATATCCCAAAAATTAATTTAGAAAAGCCCACTGGGATTGTTTATTATGGATCAAGTAATCCAAGTATGAGCTTTGTATCCTCTTTGGAGTCTGGGCTGAAAAGAAGGGTGGAAGAGCTTCGGATGCAAGAAGCAGGAATAGATCCAAAAGTTTTGGAAGCCTATCGTACTGTAGTCAATATTCAAGCAATCACTCTGGATAATTCAGGTGAAGAAAAATTAACCGATGCCACAGTAAATTATGGGATTGGCTTCTTCACAGGAATATTGATCTATATTTTCATTTTTGTATATGGAAATCAAATCATGCAAGGTGTAATAGAAGAAAAATCAAGTAGAATCATAGAGATTTTGGTGTCTTCTATCAAGCCGTTTGATTTAATGTTAGGGAAGATTATAGGAATTGGTGCAGTTGGTTTGACACAATTCTTAATCTGGATTGTTTTGATCTCAGGAATCTCAAGTGTGGTATTGGGTTATTTTGGTTTGCAAATGCCACAGCAGACGGCCATGGAAATGGCAAATCCTGAAATGATGGAATTAGTAAATGGGAATGATGATCTCTCAAGTATTTTGGCAGTCATTATGCAAATCAATTTCTCTAAAATCGCCTTGACTTTTGTTTTCTACTTTATAGGTGGGTACTTACTCTATGGGTCTTTCTTTGCTGCAATAGGTGCGGCTGTTGACTCCCCATCAGATGCACAGCAATTTGTCCTTCCCATCACAATTCCTTTATTGATTGCTTACTTTGGACTATTTGCATTCGTATTGGTGGATCCTGCTAGTAATATATCTTTTTGGCTTTCTATAGTTCCATTCACTTCTCCAATTGCCATGATGGGTAGAGCAAGTTATGGTGTTCCATTTTTTGATTTGGCTTTATCGATGTCCTTATTGATTCTTGGTTTCTTGATGACTACCTGGGTTGCTGCTAAAATTTATAAAATAGGCATCTTAATGCACGGGAGTAAAGTGACTTATAAGACACTTTGGAAATGGATAAGATTAGGTTAG